ATTGATTATAGGTCCTTTGAGACAAGGGCATCATGTctgttgatattttttattattattattattatttattattattttattgttattgaTTTCTTAGCAGATCAAGTTGATTGACCTTTTAGCTATGTGGTAGATGTTTAACCTTGTTGCCTTGTTTTGTGCTTGTGCTAATATTAATTCTTAAACACATTCAGACAAGATTTTCCTGACTGTTAATGGCAGGAATTTGCCTGACATTTTTTGGCATCTTTCCCATGCAATGCAGAAGTTAGTGGTGGAAGCAGTCTCTCTCGCCATTGCACGCGATGGAGCGAGTGGAGGTGTTGTGCGCACTGTTACTGTGAGTATCTAAACTATATTCACCATACAAATCATGTCATCAGCAGAATTCCCACACAAACTTTTAGTTGAAACGTATGCCTTACGGGAATCAGCTTCTCTTTTTCcatttttcatttttaaacaatttATGTGCTATACTATCATAAAGATATGCCATCATTACCTTTCAATTGTTTATATTAAAATGGATGCAATTGATaagtattgttgttgttgtttctctctctcttttttttttttttgtgtgtgtgtgtgtcttcaATTGCATACATTTTTTCCTTGTGGTTGCAGATCAATGCTGATGGTGTTGCGAGGAACTTCTATACTGGTGACTCCCTTCCATTGTGGCATGAAGAGCTGGAGCCCCAAGATTCCCTGCTCGATATCCTCTCCTCCAGCAGTGCTGAGCCAATGAGCACATGAGCACATGGATCGTCAGAACTGCTTTCATGCCCAGCATGACTATTTCACGTTTAATGCCATCTTCTATTACTTTGGAATGACTTTGTGCCGCACTTACTGGAGTTCAATACTGGATTGCCCTTGGCTGAACTGTTGATCAGATTTCACTGCACAAGTGCTTGGAGCTTTAGGTTAATTCTTGGAAAATGCTTTGATCAAGTGTGATGAGTATTCTGGATTTTATTCATCATGCTATAAAGCTATTGCCAGGGAAAGAACGTTCATTGAAGTTATGAACTTACTGTTTTTCTTGTAATGGGATATTCATCACAGCATTGAGATCTTATCTAGAGTACCCCCCTAAAGTAAATACTTCTGGTTTTGATCTAAAATAGTCCCCCGCTCATTTGATCATCGAAAATATTCGAGACTTAAATTTCTTATAAGTTACTGAATTTACACTAATTAGTATGAACGACAAGTTACTTTTGTGTTATTACTTTTATTATATCATCGAATTTTTTTGTGGACTCGTTTGCCTTATAATGAGTAGCTTAAATAATGAGTTATTTACaccatgatatttttttattatgtaattaaaACTGATAATCGTAATTTTTCTGAATTCCTATTCATCAAACTGGTTGCTTATCAAGTTAGTTGGGTGTCATTACTTTTATTATGTAGCCTAATTCTTTTATCAACTCGTTTgccttatatatttaatcaagatattttttattatataaataaaagtgataattataatttttctgaatttctactCGTCAAGCTGGTTGCTTATTTCTTCTGCATCTCCTTGTAAATGATTCTTTTATCGGATTttgtattaaatttatttataaacctAATAATCATTCTATTAATCTCTGATttacttttatcttttttttaaaaaaaatatcctctttttttttttttttttttttttttttttgttgttgtttgttttgttgtgggggggggggcgggggcTGGTGTTAAGGAAAATATCCATCTATCCAAATGAGAAATAAAGAGGCTCTTCAGCTGTAAAGATAGTTTCCTTTTCTGTCTGCCCTCACGTTCCTCACTTTACTGTTTCTATGTTTGATGTGTGTGCAGCAATCCATATCAGACGAGGATCGTCTGGGTTTAGCTTCAGTTGAGTTTATTGTGGAGGGAGTTTGTCTTCTTTTGGTACTAGAGGCGTACTTGTTCTCGGTGCTCGACTTTTAGAGATTTATGGTTTAGAAATCTGGCTGATCCATGGTTCTTCCGAGCTGTTTAGGCCTGACCTCTTGGGTGGCGCTGTTCATTTTGTTTCTGTTCGTCTATTCTTTTCAttgtctttcctctctctcttcccttgagATCATCCATTCTTCTTGTAACCACTTCACAGTCTTAATGGACTAGTTGTAATTGTGCACCCCTTTCAGAAAAAAATGTCCTTTCTTACTGGAAATGCAAGAGGTTTGACGGAGCTAGGATGCATATTCAACCCATTTTATACCTTATTTATATCTGTAATTTGAACAATTTGCCAAGCCTTTTTTGTTTCTTGATTAAACAATTGGCCAAGACCACCACCAAGTGCATTATGAAGCCATCGTCATTGCCTCGGCCTCTTATTCCCATGGTAAAATAGCATCTTCTCCCTTTATAAAGTTGCACTTCTGCCTAGCGAACTATGAAGTAGTGAAAGGTATCCACATCTCGATGTCAAATTTGCTAATGAGCAATGCACATTATCTAAAGCTAATAAGCTCATCTCAGGCATAATGTAAAACTTGACTTACAAAAGATGTGAGCTTGAATGTTTGGAATTTGGCTTGGCTCGATAACAAGCTTGTTCATGCTTGGTTCAGTTGATAAAACAAGCCAATATTGAACATACCGTCATACTTGGTTTGCATTCACTTTCCATTTTCACATAAAGGGTCAACTCCTTGGGCTCAATTTGGCTAATTTGGATTCCTAAAGAACATAAGTGTGCCTTGTGAGGGGGCACATTGGACGGCGTTCGCCGAGTCTAAGATTTTAGTGGCTCAAAACACACAACTTAACTCTCGGtatatgcttaacctattttggcTCATACTCCAATATCAAGTAGAACATTCATTGGTATATGAACATTACAATTAGATTGAATGTTGACGATTACGAAGCCTCGGCTTCCGAAATTATGTTACTATTGTAAGTTTATAAAGAAATGGTTTGGGGGCTTCCTTAAAACAGAAATATTCGAagtatttctcttttcatttctaAGAAAATTTGCTACTATATTTATAGGATACAATAAGAACTTTATTTGAAATGAAGCTATGTATGTAACGCAATGTAAATATAACTATTATGATTTGATGGATCATACCGAACTTTACAAGAGTCAATAGATTCACAAAcaaaattttgataaataaacatttgattttattttcatctGAAAATAAAGTGGGCGAacaaatagatttaaaaaattttatcgaatttttttataaaattttaattaaaaaatgtaacaaattttattcagatttttgtaTTCGTAGTTGAATAATTCTAGTATATTCTTTCATTATCAAGTCCTATTTCTAGTATGATGTTGTACTAGGATTTAGTGTGAGGATTTATACATCAGTAAAAgtgtttttgatatataaataaaattttggagagaacatCTTTTACAGAATAAAAAGGCTTTCAACCCAACGTACCTTCAAATTTAGAGATGATGTTTGAAGTCACGCTTCTCATTCCCCATTCAGAAGGAATAAATCCGCCTTGAAGCTAAGGtactcattctttttttttttcccccctggTGATATTGGAGTCGTCGCGCGTGGCTTGACTATTCTATTGGCTTCTGTTGAGAGAGATGAGCGGCGAGGGTGTGAGCGTGACCGGTGTTGCAGCCGCTGCGGCCGCCTCCACTCTTCCTCTCCGCAACGTGTTCGTGTACGGGAGTCTGCTCGCCGATGAGGTGGTGCAGGTCGTCCTCAAGCGCGTGCCCCCCTCCTCTCCTGCCGTCCTTCATCACCagtacctcctcctcctcctcctcctccttattattattattattattattattattattattattattattattttgtttttCTCCTCTTCTACGATGGCATCGACTATTTCATATTGACGTCGCCAAAGAATGATCATATAAAGCCCCCACCGCGTAAACCCTTCTTAGGAAAGGAGgagtcctcttttttttttttcttttcttcttcttcttcttcttatttttttgattttggttTCGTTTTTCTTCAATAAAGAAGAATATAAAGAGAAGAGAAGTTTGACGATGCAACCGAGAATTAATATCAAGAAAGTTCTGCTATCGCTTGGTTTGAATTCTGATCCTAGGTttcgtttttcttttttatttaaaaaaataaaataaataaatttccaCGTTCTTGATGTTGTTGATTTGTATTTTGAGAACTCATTTTTTTCTCCCACTTATTTTCAATTCCTGGATCCTCGTCATTTCTAGTTCGGGATCATGATGACTCGAGAATTGCCGGCAACCGGCCCGATGCTCCAAACTATGAGGGAAAGAAAGAGACTGCacgttttttttttccccttttcctTTTCAAGATTATAAAGCGACGAATCCATCGGTGGAACCAACAAAGTTCTTGCTTCTCGTGTTGCTTTTGCTCGGATTTGCATGATGTTTGGAAATTGGATGCTCGTTTGCAAGGAGAAGCAGACAAATAAATAGAGGGAAATGGGAGTCAAAACGTTGGAAACCATAACCTGATACACCAATGATACATTGTCCAAATTCAAGTTCTGTTCTAATTTAATCACGTAGTCTCATTGTTGAAGTAACATAAATTCAAATCTCACACGCACACAATGTTTACTTTGAAGGGGCATTATTGTTGACATAAGCTTTATTCTTACAGCCGCAGGTTTAGTATAAAGGGACGTGTTTATCCAGCGATTCTGCCTGTAGAGAATAAAAAAGTTACAGGAAAGGTTGGTTATGACATGCATCTCTGGATTCTTATTTCTCTGTCTGTTGGAAGCTGAGTTCCAAATTTGCCTTCATCGGCCTTGATTTTTCTGTAGTTTTGAAGTTACCTCTGTTGTTCCATGTGAAAATTAGGATTATTTGTCAAAGGGAATCATACAACACCTGAAGCTATTGCTTGGGTCGTAGAAGGTGCAGCCTGGTGAACAATTTCACCATGAATTGAAAAGTTATTTTATACATTGCCTAGGGAGGATACTAACTTTGCATATTCTTTTGCTAGAGAAGGTCATAGAAAACAAGCTTTTTTGGTTGGAGATAAGATGCCTGTAATCTGCCATTTTAAATCTATCTATCTAGATAGAAGTAACGATTTTATTCCTTGAATATGTACACTGCAAGATGGCTTTTGGTATGTTACTTTCACTGTGTGATTtgtttcatgtttttttttttaggtgTCCATTTTTATGGATTCTTGATTTTTTTGGTAACATTTATAGATTCTTGATTGACATACAACTTACCTCCTCATCAGTTGCTCAGAAGTTTTATCTTTCATGCTATTGTTTCGGTCAGTGTTTGTTTAACTTTGTCATTTGCTTCATTTGTGTTTTAGATTTGCTTCAAATTATGATGGGATCCGTATGTAGCTTTTCTTTAGCATTGTTTGCCTTATGTTATTTTAGTGCCAATGTGGACAGACATATTTGCAATCATACATGTATTTGTTCATATGCTGCATGAGCTTGCTTATGTGCGCGTTTTATGTGGCTGTGCATCTAAATGGGTATGTATCTTTCTACATTAAACTAAACATGCATGTAATCATGGAATTCTGTGGTCGGGGGTGTTGGGTGGCTTGTCTGTGCATGTAGTATGTTTTTGCATGTGTGTACATGTTGTTGTGGGCAAGAGTGCATATGCAGCAATCACATTATGATTCCCTtcattcattttttctttttttatgtctATGCCCTTTAAGTGTTTTGTTGGAAATGCCCCTGGATTCCAGAACTAGTTGGCCATAGGATCTTGTGTGCTCAGGCTGTTCTAGCTGCCAGGGCCTGATAGGGCTATACTTGTCTATAAGGTGCTTTTCAGGGCCTGGCAAGTGGAAATTTGCTATATGTAGGATCACCTTTTTATTGTAGATTTCAAATGGTGTTGCCTGTTTTATCTTTCATACAGGGTGCATGCACATTTTTAATTCTGATTCCACTGCCAAGATCTGAGACATGTCTTGGTCCATACTTTCATTTACTAGGATGCACATAGCATCGTGTGTCGCCCTATGGATGCTTAAAGCAGCTGGTGCTTCTATTGTAACCAATCTATGTCATTGAGGTTTAGTTTTAAGGTGTCAGGTACTGTCACTGCATGGAACCACTTTGTGAACTTATATTGAGAACTTGAGAGCCTAATATTACCCTTGGAAAGTCTGATTTGTGAGTGGAACATCAATGTCATCAGGGATATAGCTTAGAGCAGTGCATAGTTTTAGCTTACTCTTTCTAATGTGAGCCTGCTGCACTCATGGAATACCTAATCTGGATTATTCTGTGCTATGTGAAGGAAATACGTATGTTgatatgaagaagaaggagaaggagaaggaggaaaaggagaaggagaaggagaaggagaaggaggagtgtgtgtgtgtgtgatcagCCAAATTACATGGTGATTCAAAACTTAATGATTCAAGATGATACAAGAGAATTAATAGGAACATTTAGAAATTAGAATGTTAAGTCATTTACTGAAAATTATAACTGATACCCTCATGTAATGCCAGACCATGTTTGAAATCTGAATACCACCGCATTAGAGTTTTGAAAGTCTAATTATCCTGGTACGTATTCTTAGACAAAGAATTATTGGGGCTCCAAATGATAATGATTAGGTTAATGTCATGAGAGATGACACCTAAAAAGAGTGTATCAACTGGAAGTTCAAATCCCCACAGAAGTTGGAAGATGCTTATTTCACAGCAAATCACAAACTATCTGAAAAGCTTTCACTGTAATTTCACCATTTCTCACTATTAACTTGATGGTTGACCATCTAATTTACTTTGCTCTGTTGGTCTGGTTGCACTCCACCTGAGGAACAAGGTTCttatttattctattttgatTGATGTTTGGTGTAAAAAAGTGATGATAACTTAGAATCATGCAATATCAGACAAAATAAGATTTGTTTCTTTCTTATTTGATGTTTCACTCTTTCTGCCCCATGGAAGTTAGTTTCTACTCATCAACTTACAAACACAGTGAGATGCATAATTTTTCAGCTTTTGCTTTCCCCTGATATTTGATTATGATCTAATGGATGTCTTGCTTACAGGTTCTTCTGGGAATTACAGATCGTGAGTTAGATGTCCTAGATACATTTGAAGATGTGGAGTATGAGAGAAGAGCTGTTGAAGTCTCATTAGCTGTAAGTTGGTTTGCATAATAACAAAAAAGTATAATTGAGAATTTATACAATGTGGAAATGGTGCTTTTTACATACAAGCTTACTCTTGGTGTCAATGTATCATCAACACAACAAACAAACTTAGATAATTGGAAAAGAAAGTATGTGATGCTTATCCTATAAGTACTTCCAATATGAAGTCTGATGGGCTCTTTCAGATTGGAGAAAGAAATATTGTTAGGATTTGGTAATGAGATGAGCATGTTTGTTGATTTAGCTTCACTGTTAGTTGTATCAGCATATTTAGTTTTTATCTTGCTAATAGGGGTATCTTTCTGTACATATGCAGCAGGTGCAGACTGATGCTGTTAACCTCCAATGTTGCTCCAAGCATTCCTCACAAACTTCATTGTTGATCAAATGTTACATTCCTTTTTCTGGTCCTTTGGCACAAAGTCAAATACATATCCTTGTTATGACCTTTTTAGATCTCTCTCACAATGATCATGCAATCGGACCATTCTGGTCAACTTCCATCTTTGATGTTACTTCTCCATCTCCTCTAATGCATGCACTTCTGATCATATTCTTCTTAGCAGTGTaacactcctttttttttttcgtcaAAATTCGTATTCTGTCATCTTCATAACATATGCCAAGTCTTTCTTCTGGCACTTCTGATCATATTCTTCTTAATATTataactcctccttttttttttctttttcaaaattcatattCCTGTTATCTTCATAATATATGCCAAATGTTTCTTTTGGAGGAAATTTGATGGCTAGCATTTTTCTTCTAGGACATATTTTGCTCTGAGAGAGATGATGGTTGTGttcatttggaaaaaaaaaaaaaaacaataataaTAACCACTTCAGCAGAAGCTATTTCTTTCTACAGCCTCGTGCTTTTTAATTGCTAGAAGAGATGATTTTGTATTGCAGGATACAGCAGAGAAATTACTTGCTGATACGTATGTTTGGGGTGACAAGAATGACCCTAACTTGCATGGTGACTGGGATTTTGAGGTAAGTGCTACTCTCCATTTGTGTACTTTATATTGTTGAAGGTACGTTAGTCTTGCAGATGAATGTaaacaaaataaatatatcaaagtGTCTTATTATCCATACATACAATGTACAGACGTGAATGTGTAGTGTGTTCTTACTTCTCTTATGTCCTCTCTCTAACCTTAATGACAAACCTGGATGTCTTTCACAATTGGAGATAACGACAAAATTGCTGATTTCTTCTAATTTCCTGTGTATGTTGATTCCATATATTTTCCTTCTGCTTGTCGGCAACATTTTATGATATATCAAATTTACACCAAAACTTGTTGTCCATTGAAAGTTATCCATCCTTTAAAACAGGAATAGCTCTCTTTTTCAGGAAGCTATCTTGAGATATGGCTCTCTTTTTCAATTTACTTTTTTATTCTTGGTGCCTGCTAGACAGAGTGGGGAGGGGAAGGTTGGagtgtcttttttttcttttttagggggGGGCGGGGCATTGTCGTTGTTGTTGGGGGAAGGGCGAGAGAACCCTTCATAAGCATTATCTGTCACGTTAGGCTGGGCTCTCCCTAGTGCCAGCCAGTGGTCTAGTCTTGTCAATAGAAGAACATGTTATaccataatataatattatattatgagaTAGATTTTGCTTCTCTTGAGAGGAGTGGCATCTACTCTTCAAGTTCAAAATCAGTAGTCATGCACCTCAATGAAAGATCTATACCATTGATCATGATCTCTATTGCTAAAAATTACGTATTTTGATGGTTTtaacctatgcatcaagtagACACAAAAATGGTTggttaaaataaaatagatggtTGTATCCAAACAATAAAATAGATGGTTAAAATGATATAAGACCATGTTTTGCTATGATTTAAGTATTAAAATCTGTTGATTTTCAATCTGTATATGTTTTAATACACGTGGATAGACTAGAGACGACCAAAACACAATTTTTTGTTTATAGATATTTTTAGTGGTTAGCTGATGGTCAACATTGTGGATCTTCGATTTGAGTGCTTgattatttgattttggattggaGAGGAGTACCCTTTTCTCTCGAGAGGAATGTAGTCCATTCCTTATATTATCGTatagttattttttttataaatattattaaattattatatattgatatttagctcctttttttttggtaagggaAATTTAGCTTTTAATAATGCTTTGTGGTATCCAGAAGCTGTTTAACCAATAAAAAAAATTGTTTTATTGCTTCAACTTTGGTGCCAGACCAGTTATGTTTTATTTATAAAAAGTTTATACAGCATGTTCGCACAAGAGGTGGTCCATAAACTGGGatctttttataaaataattaggaTCAGACGCATGGGAGTAAATGGGCCAGGTTGGCCTGGTAAGCCCGAAGACTCACCCATGAGCTGGAGTCGGGATGAGTTGGTCAATGCTCGATGATACAAAACGGAAAAGGTTTATGTGTCATGTTGAAGTATTTTTGGCACTTATTTTAACTGGTTCATAAGAGtgcatgcacaataaaatttcagGGGAAGTGATCTTGTTTTGTCTGGAATATATGTTGGACCCCGGGAGTGTTGTGTGGTGAATGTTAAAAAGCTTGGTTTTATGAGAAGCGTTTTTTTGGCATGACTTGAGATTTGTGCATCTTCCATGTCAGTTTTTTTGATCCTAATAGCTTTTGTGCTCCTGCTTCATTTCCACTCATATCCTCAGATCTTCTAACTTTTATATGGTCCTACCGTGTTGCCAAGGAATGGAAGCGATTGCACATGAAGGATTTTCTTGCAATGACAATGGGTTTTATGGAGGAGCTGGAACAACCTGAATCAAAGACAAGGGTGGCCACATATGAATCCTATTTTCAGCAGGGATGAGATAAATTATTATTTGCTATCAGAAGTATTTGGGTATCAACTATATTCTTTTTATGGAACAACTGATAAGTTTGGAGATAAAGGCAACCgcttcataatttttaatttgctcAGTTATTTcagttttaatctattttttaatGGAAGATTGTGTTACCGATGCATCAAAATTGTACCATGCTGCTTATTTACTATGAGGCGACTTCaagagtttggattttttttttttggttctcttCCTCCCGGTTTCTATGTTATACATGGGAGTTCAGAGAGGGTCGTTTATTCTTTTTAATGCGCGGGGCGCTGTTCCCGGTAAACATGTAAAGTGTGATGATGCCGCCCAGTCCCAGCGTCTTGTATAAACTCTTCGCAAGCATGTGTCGAAGATCCCGAAATCAATTAGGACCGAGTTCCAGAATTATATCAATGCCcttatcaatatttttaaaataataatcaaGAGCATAAGGTCCGGTATTCCCATCAAACATCCATAAGTCCACCTATCACAAGTGTAGGAACACCTCAAGAGTAGCCAATGGGTTACACATAAACATTAAACATAAATAACTAGAGGTGTTCCCACTTAATTTTCATGCCAAAATCGCTAATGTTAAGCGAGaaactacatatatatacacattagAAAAATCTTGAAGCTTTCGCTTTCAGAGAAGTCAAACAGAAATCAACTTAATAAAAAGATCACAACATTAAAAGATTGCAATTCTTACACCAGCCCACCACTTACAAGTGTGATGGGCAATTTGGATTACTCATCATCAGAATCACTCTGGCTCATGTATCCTTCCGCGGTTGCTCTTGCCTTGAGACCGCTCGCATGATCGACAGGGCTTTCTGGAGGTCAAGACCCTGAACCTGGCATTGTCTTTTGGAATCAATAATGGTTACAAACTCGGCGGGGAGGCCAAAAGGCATCTCCTCGACCAGGAAGGGCCTAACTGCAATGTATTGCATGACCATCAGATACAATCTGGATCATTCCAGATGGTCATATGATCCAGCCGAAGGGTTGCCAGAGTTTCGGTCACACTGACCCCTCCATGCATTTCCGCCATCTGAACTGCTGCAGGCTTGATTCGGAAGGATGTTGTTCCCCAGATCACCATCCAAGCGCATCTGTTGGACTTCTTGCGGGGACAGGATCTTGATGTACCGCACACAATTCACAAACTCCCTGTACATGAAAAAGCAAGCATCAGATGTCTGTGCTTTCAAGTTCAAAACAAAACTGGCTTTTCCGTTTCAAAGAAAATTTTTGGTTTTCAAATGCCCCAGTAGACCGACAGGTGGAGGTGATAAACTAGAAAACAGTAACACGTGTAGTTTCAAATTGCATTGTTTTGCCCGCTGTTTCCAATTTAAATTTGTATTTTTCCACCCAAATCTCTCCTTCGCCTATTTGCTATGCCCACACACCTTCCCAGCCTCACATGATATCAAATTTGACTGTACTCACTCCATTTTCTCCGTGCATGATTGAATTGCTAATCAAGTGAAGCATTTGCTGACCTTTAGAAGTTGGCTGGCACTATTTTCAACATGACATCTCTTTTCTGCTTGTCTCCAAGCAAGAATCCTTGGTATCCAATCATGCATCACAGTTTAAATGACTACAGTTTTGACTCTCCTTTGCCCTAGTTTACCATGACAAGTTTTTCCTAGATCACTGATGGCTCTTGGTTCCAATAGTTCATTGCTTAAGAAATCCTAGAGTGCATTGGCATTATTTTCAGGAAGTAAATGAAAGAACTTTAACAAGCTGAAGATGTTAAAACTTACTCCCACGGGTCATCTCCCACAAGTAAAACATCGCCCTCATGATCGACATAAACTAGCTTCCAGCCAATTCTTTGCCGATCCTCAAGCTGTCCCTCTATGCTGAACATTCGAGCAAGATCATGTTTCAGCTCGTCATAACCTGAATAACGAGTAATATCTATTGATCTGCCTACAGCTCCGCGCTTGTAGACCTACACACAGATATATTATGTTAGgctgagaaa
The sequence above is a segment of the Elaeis guineensis isolate ETL-2024a chromosome 7, EG11, whole genome shotgun sequence genome. Coding sequences within it:
- the LOC105049279 gene encoding uncharacterized protein isoform X1 encodes the protein MSGEGVSVTGVAAAAAASTLPLRNVFVYGSLLADEVVQVVLKRVPPSSPAVLHHHRRFSIKGRVYPAILPVENKKVTGKVLLGITDRELDVLDTFEDVEYERRAVEVSLAQVQTDAVNLQCCSKHSSQTSLLIKCYIPFSGPLAQSQIHILVMTFLDLSHNDHAIGPFWSTSIFDVTSPSPLMHALLIIFFLAV
- the LOC105049279 gene encoding AIG2-like protein D isoform X2, which produces MSGEGVSVTGVAAAAAASTLPLRNVFVYGSLLADEVVQVVLKRVPPSSPAVLHHHRRFSIKGRVYPAILPVENKKVTGKVLLGITDRELDVLDTFEDVEYERRAVEVSLADTAEKLLADTYVWGDKNDPNLHGDWDFEEWKRLHMKDFLAMTMGFMEELEQPESKTRVATYESYFQQG